One genomic region from Litoribacterium kuwaitense encodes:
- a CDS encoding nucleotidyltransferase family protein — MPAYNKGSILQKIKEDRWLLDILHSVQSLNLPDWWVCAGVVRSSIWDTMYDMPERTPVDDIDVIYFDRNNTGESIEKMLEHRLRHIHPGVPWSVKNQARMHLKNELPPYTSSTDAMAKFPETVTAVGLTLDEQQEVLLNAPHGIDDLLQGVVRPTPLFRERADLTPAYKTRVLRKNWRQTWPQLTIVLPDE, encoded by the coding sequence TTGCCAGCTTATAATAAAGGTTCCATTCTGCAAAAAATCAAAGAGGATCGTTGGCTTCTAGACATTCTACATAGCGTTCAATCTCTCAACCTTCCCGATTGGTGGGTGTGCGCTGGTGTGGTTCGAAGCAGCATTTGGGACACCATGTATGACATGCCTGAGCGAACACCGGTCGACGATATCGACGTCATTTATTTTGACCGAAACAATACTGGCGAGTCGATTGAAAAAATGCTTGAACATAGACTCCGCCATATTCACCCTGGAGTTCCTTGGTCCGTTAAAAATCAAGCAAGAATGCATTTGAAAAATGAACTCCCTCCCTACACTTCAAGTACGGATGCGATGGCAAAGTTCCCTGAAACCGTTACAGCCGTGGGCCTCACTTTAGACGAGCAGCAAGAAGTGCTTCTTAATGCGCCACACGGCATCGACGATTTGTTACAAGGGGTTGTCAGACCAACGCCTTTATTTCGTGAACGAGCCGATTTAACCCCTGCATACAAAACGCGTGTGCTCAGAAAAAATTGGCGGCAAACTTGGCCGCAACTGACCATCGTTTTGCCTGATGAATAG
- a CDS encoding DHA2 family efflux MFS transporter permease subunit yields MMTNDTTHERPLKTFPIVAVLIIGAFVAILNQTLLVTALPPIMDDLGITENTAQWLTTVFMLVNGIMIPITAFLTETFTTRRLFLVAMGLFATGTFIAMVSPNFSILMVGRVVQASGAGIMMPLMQTTFFRIFPLEKRGQIMGLVGLVIAFAPAIGPTLSGYLIEHLPWRSVFYVVFPIAVIDLIIAYFVMKNVTVQTFPKIDILSIVLSTLGFGGLLYGFSTAGSENVSFLNTGLPLIVGAVALVWFIYRQLNLKEPILEFRVFKVRIFTLSTIISMIVFMTMIGVETILPIYMQKMLGFSPLESGLMLLPGAIFMGLLSPITGRIFDKFGARRLAIIGLMLVTVGTGFLTQLTATTSFMYLVVFYTLRMIGTAMVMMPVTTAGLNAMSTKQLPHGTAMSNTMRQISASVGTAMLVTIMTTMASNDSVAGQVHGVSMALWVATALTFVAGIMSLFIHDRERASKPVVSGSVKSTS; encoded by the coding sequence ATGATGACAAACGATACGACACATGAACGGCCATTGAAAACATTTCCGATCGTGGCTGTTTTAATTATAGGCGCCTTTGTAGCGATTTTAAATCAAACCTTACTCGTCACCGCCTTGCCTCCAATTATGGATGATCTAGGTATTACGGAAAACACCGCGCAGTGGCTGACAACGGTCTTTATGCTTGTGAATGGTATTATGATCCCAATTACCGCATTTTTAACAGAAACGTTTACGACAAGGCGTCTGTTTTTAGTGGCGATGGGGCTTTTTGCTACCGGGACATTTATTGCGATGGTATCGCCTAATTTTTCAATACTAATGGTTGGACGGGTCGTTCAGGCAAGTGGCGCCGGAATTATGATGCCACTCATGCAGACGACGTTCTTTCGCATTTTCCCGCTGGAAAAACGGGGACAAATCATGGGGCTCGTCGGTCTTGTGATCGCCTTTGCGCCGGCGATTGGCCCGACGCTTTCCGGATATTTAATAGAGCACCTTCCGTGGCGGTCTGTGTTTTACGTCGTCTTCCCAATTGCTGTCATTGACTTAATCATTGCTTATTTTGTGATGAAAAATGTGACGGTGCAGACGTTTCCTAAGATTGATATTCTCTCGATCGTTCTATCAACACTTGGCTTTGGTGGTTTATTGTACGGGTTTAGTACCGCAGGTTCAGAAAATGTGTCGTTCTTGAATACAGGACTGCCTCTGATCGTTGGTGCGGTCGCGCTCGTTTGGTTTATTTACCGGCAGTTGAATTTAAAGGAACCGATTTTAGAGTTTCGTGTGTTTAAAGTGCGTATTTTTACATTATCAACGATCATCTCAATGATTGTGTTTATGACGATGATTGGTGTTGAGACGATTTTGCCGATTTACATGCAAAAGATGCTCGGGTTTTCTCCGCTCGAATCCGGCTTGATGCTTTTGCCTGGAGCGATCTTTATGGGGCTATTGTCGCCAATCACAGGTCGCATCTTTGATAAATTTGGCGCGCGACGCCTTGCCATTATTGGCTTAATGCTCGTCACTGTCGGAACCGGATTTTTGACACAGTTGACGGCGACGACAAGCTTTATGTATTTAGTGGTGTTTTATACATTACGGATGATTGGGACGGCGATGGTTATGATGCCCGTCACGACAGCCGGCTTAAATGCTATGAGCACGAAGCAGCTGCCGCACGGAACGGCCATGTCTAATACGATGCGGCAAATTTCCGCTTCGGTCGGTACAGCGATGCTCGTGACGATCATGACAACGATGGCAAGCAATGACTCTGTTGCAGGCCAAGTTCACGGCGTGTCGATGGCACTTTGGGTGGCGACCGCACTGACGTTTGTTGCCGGCATCATGTCACTTTTTATCCATGACCGTGAGCGTGCGTCGAAGCCGGTCGTGAGCGGCTCGGTGAAAAGTACGAGTTAA
- a CDS encoding TetR/AcrR family transcriptional regulator — MIERNERMVQAALKRFSAQGYDATSMDQIAKDCEMSKASLYKFVATKEELLIHVVEYCKRHMLCNVQQFHRETELTGRERFRACLEVEIENALSYHQLIILQHREVRFQHNEKVKNLLVDSKHRLMRWHRTCLLEAYEDRLEGHVWDAIVMLQGMIREFLMLLTYGRLDLSVQKIAHFIEQRMYELAMAAKLEAPVLDDHGLEKQLGGEPTDHRVSSKKLMIERLAPIKRHTAGDEELQAAVAMVEHEIAADQPRHFLLESLLSYLKTKTQQATVLWSLDVLLDLVEKERMHVREADDDKRYDT, encoded by the coding sequence ATGATCGAACGAAATGAACGGATGGTTCAAGCGGCGTTAAAGCGTTTTTCAGCGCAAGGCTACGATGCGACGTCAATGGATCAGATTGCGAAGGACTGCGAAATGTCAAAGGCTTCGCTGTATAAGTTTGTGGCTACAAAGGAAGAACTGCTCATTCACGTCGTCGAATATTGTAAACGTCATATGCTTTGCAACGTGCAACAGTTTCATAGAGAAACTGAGCTGACGGGGCGTGAGCGTTTTAGAGCCTGCCTCGAAGTTGAGATTGAAAACGCGCTCTCATACCATCAGCTCATCATTTTGCAGCATCGTGAAGTGCGTTTTCAGCATAATGAAAAAGTGAAGAACCTCTTAGTTGATTCGAAGCACCGTTTGATGCGTTGGCACCGAACGTGTTTATTAGAAGCATATGAAGACCGGTTAGAGGGGCATGTGTGGGACGCGATTGTTATGCTGCAAGGGATGATACGTGAATTTCTAATGTTGTTGACATACGGACGCTTGGATTTATCCGTGCAAAAGATCGCTCACTTTATTGAACAGCGAATGTATGAGCTTGCTATGGCTGCAAAGCTGGAAGCGCCGGTGCTTGATGATCACGGGCTTGAGAAGCAGCTTGGCGGGGAACCGACGGATCATCGTGTTTCAAGTAAAAAACTGATGATCGAAAGGTTAGCGCCAATAAAACGCCATACGGCAGGCGATGAGGAATTGCAAGCAGCAGTCGCTATGGTCGAGCACGAAATAGCGGCAGACCAGCCGCGACACTTTTTACTAGAGTCACTTTTAAGCTATTTAAAAACGAAAACACAGCAGGCGACAGTCCTATGGTCACTCGATGTACTGCTCGATTTAGTAGAAAAAGAACGAATGCACGTAAGGGAGGCAGATGATGACAAACGATACGACACATGA